From the Nerophis ophidion isolate RoL-2023_Sa linkage group LG18, RoL_Noph_v1.0, whole genome shotgun sequence genome, one window contains:
- the LOC133536780 gene encoding neuronal acetylcholine receptor subunit alpha-9-like, which produces MKRMEIPILFCFFVCVTVLPACWCAHSKYAKKLLSDLFANYTSALRPVEDTGDILNVTLQVTLSQVIDMDERNQILTAYLWIRQVWLDAHLKWSQDDYDGLDTIRIPSSYVWRPDIVLYNNADNHFTGPMDTNVVIRHDGQIMWDSPAITKSSCKVDVSFFPFDSQQCRFTYGSWTYNGNHLDILNAMDSADLADLVDNVEWEVLGMPAKRNVILYGCCADPYPDITYTLKLKRRASFYVFNLLIPCVMISFLAPLGFYLPADSGEKVSLGVTVMLALTVFQLLVAEIMPPSENVPLIGKYYIATMTMITASTALTIFIMNIHHCGPDAKPVPKWAKKVILQYMARMCFVYEFGENCMSPPSEKQDAPVVNRNMNGLVGPCAEDHTFVTETGQEADQREGLDQLMTPDCSIGANPTNNFNYWKNDAFVSADCAGSGSGRRCRKGGVSDDEHKGTEASYDERMLLLPNVEYIANCYREQKATHKRTGEWKKVAKVLDRFFMWLFFIMVFLMSLLIMGKAI; this is translated from the exons ATGAAACGGATGGAAATCCcgattttattttgcttctttgtTTGTGTCACGGTGTTGCCGG CCTGCTGGTGCGCCCACAGCAAATACGCCAAGAAGCTCCTCAGCGATCTGTTCGCCAACTACACCAGCGCTCTGAGGCCGGTAGAGGACACGGGCGACATCCTGAACGTCACCCTACAGGTCACGCTATCGCAAGTCATCGACATG GACGAGCGAAACCAAATTCTGACTGCTTACTTGTGGATAAGGCAAGTGTGGCTGGATGCACATCTTAAATGGAGTCAAGACGACTACGATGGCCTCGATACCATCCGTATACCTAGCAGTTATGTATGGAGACCTGATATAGTCCTATATAACAA CGCTGACAACCACTTCACCGGTCCCATGGACACCAACGTGGTTATCCGTCACGACGGCCAGATCATGTGGGACTCGCCAGCCATCACCAAGAGCTCGTGCAAGGTGGACGTGTCCTTCTTTCCCTTCGACTCTCAGCAGTGCAGGTTTACCTACGGCTCGTGGACCTACAACGGCAATCACCTGGACATCCTCAATGCCATGGACAGCGCAGACTTGGCCGACCTGGTAGACAACGTGGAGTGGGAGGTTTTGGGGATGCCGGCCAAGAGGAACGTGATTCTGTACGGCTGCTGTGCTGACCCGTACCCAGATATCACCTACACCTTGAAATTGAAAAGGAGAGCGTCTTTCTATGTCTTTAACCTATTGATACCTTGTGTGATGATCTCCTTCCTGGCTCCTCTGGGCTTCTACCTGCCTGCTGACTCTGGAGAGAAGGTGTCTTTGGGTGTCACCGTGATGCTGGCGCTGACCGTCTTTCAGCTGTTGGTTGCGGAGATAATGCCGCCCTCGGAGAACGTACCACTCATTG GAAAGTACTACATCGCAACTATGACCATGATCACAGCCTCCACGGCCTTGACCATCTTCATCATGAACATCCACCACTGCGGCCCAGATGCCAAACCAGTCCCCAAGTGGGCCAAGAAGGTCATCCTGCAGTACATGGCCAGAATGTGCTTTGTTTACGAGTTTGGGGAGAACTGCATGTCTCCCCCGTCGGAGAAACAGGACGCTCCAGTGGTAAACCGCAATATGAACGGCTTGGTGGGGCCCTGCGCGGAGGACCATACCTTTGTGACGGAAACGGGACAAGAGGCGGATCAGAGAGAAGGTTTAGATCAACTGATGACTCCTGATTGCTCCATTGGGGCCAACCCCACCAATAACTTCAACTACTGGAAGAACGACGCCTTTGTGAGTGCGGATTGTGCTGGGTCGGGCAGTGGGAGGAGATGCCGGAAAGGCGGTGTTAGCGACGACGAGCATAAAGGCACAGAAGCGTCCTATGACGAGAGGATGCTGCTGTTGCCCAACGTTGAGTACATAGCCAACTGCTACAGAGAGCAAAAGGCCACCCACAAGAGGACTGGAGAGTGGAAGAAGGTGGCCAAAGTCTTAGACCGCTTCTTCATGTGGTTGTTCTTTATCATGGTCTTTTTAATGAGTCTTCTCATAATGGGGAAAGCCATCTAA
- the LOC133537331 gene encoding olfactory receptor 52B2-like: MKNPYNTSSTLTLQSFNIPPEGVIPAFLFASLSYLIIFFCNLILILTIVLHKNLHQPKHLFLLNMPVNDLIGSSAFFLQLIKEIVTDSRSMEHWACVAQAFFIHIYAAGTVLILTAMAYDRYVAICLPLKYNVIMTYAHVARIISAVWVSCVLLIGVLFYLLLRLPRCRSKITQVYCDNPSLLSLVCANTAVNNIYGLGMVAFTQVLANGMILYTYLQILVACFLSKRSDTKAKALQTCATHLFVFLLLECLGLFTIISYRIKNLPQNFRKFLGSSTLIFPPTLNPIIYGLKTQEIRNKLLQNLRSPNYGQIWTASVQNPAHEKSQD, from the exons ATGAAGAACCCGTACAACACGTCGTCGACTCTGACGCTGCAGAGCTTCAACATACCCCCCGAGGGCGTCATACCTGCCTTTCTCTTTGCCAGTCTAAGCTACCTGATCATATTTTTCTGCaacctcatcctcatcctcaccaTCGTGCTCCACAAAAACCTGCACCAGCCCAAGCACCTGTTCCTGCTCAACATGCCCGTTAACGACCTGATCGGCTCCTCGGCCTTCTTCCTGCAGCTCATCAAGGAGATTGTGACGGACAGCCGGAGCATGGAGCACTGGGCTTGTGTGGCGCAGGCCTTCTTCATCCACATCTACGCGGCGGGCACCGTGCTCATTCTCACCGCCATGGCCTACGACCGCTACGTTGCCATATGTTTGCCGCTGAAATACAACGTCATCATGACCTACGCGCACGTGGCGAGGATAATCAGCGCCGTTTGGGTGAGTTGCGTCCTGTTAATCGGGGTGCTGTTCTACCTGCTTCTGCGTTTGCCCCGTTGCCGCTCTAAAATCACACAGGTGTACTGCGACAACCCCAGCCTGCTGAGCCTCGTCTGCGCCAACACGGCCGTCAACAACATTTACGGCCTGGGCATGGTGGCGTTCACTCAGGTGTTGGCCAACGGGATGATTCTGTACACGTATCTCCAGATCCTGGTGGCGTGCTTCTTGTCCAAGCGCTCCGACACCAAAGCCAAAGCTCTGCAGACGTGCGCCACGCACTTGTTTGTCTTTCTGCTGCTGGAGTGTCTGGGTCTTTTCACCATCATCTCCTACCGAATCAAGAATCTCCCGCAAAATTTCAGGAAATTCTTGGGGTCTTCCACTTTGATTTTCCCGCCAACGCTCAACCCCATCATCTACGGACTGAAAACCCAAGAGATCC GGAATAAACTGTTGCAGAACCTG aggtccccaaactacggccagaTCTGgaccgccagcgtccaaaatccagcccaTGAGAAGtcccaagattaa
- the LOC133537354 gene encoding olfactory receptor 1-like, whose protein sequence is MLNESLVLGSYVSLDTFVIPLGGKYPIFFLGLLFYLFCVFCNLTMLTLIILRSNLHKPMYFILFSLPLNDLMGITAMLPKVLSDMVSPTNEIPYALCVFQAFLLHLYGGGILFILAAMSFDRYIAICMPLRYSSVMTPRVVVCIVALVWGLDFTLITLLFSLQTRLPRCRSVIMNVFCDNPSLLKLMCGDATVNNVIGLFTTTLMQAISVSVQVFSYVKILIACVVTGRSEAKKKAVNTCVAQLLIIFVFEIVGTFTILSHRFKNVSRNLQKIMGVLIFLISPLLNPLVYGLYTSEIRNTLLRVLKNRVSD, encoded by the coding sequence ATGCTGAATGAATCTTTGGTGTTAGGCTCCTACGTGAGCCTGGACACTTTCGTCATCCCGCTGGGTGGCAAGTACCCCATCTTTTTCTtaggcctcctcttttatttgtttTGCGTCTTCTGCAACCTGACCATGCTGACTCTGATCATCCTGCGGAGCAACCTCCACAAGCCCATGTACTTCATCCTCTTCAGCCTTCCGCTCAACGACCTGATGGGGATCACCGCCATGCTCCCCAAGGTGCTGTCCGACATGGTCAGCCCCACCAACGAGATCCCCTACGCCCTCTGCGTCTTCCAGGCCTTTCTGCTGCACCTGTACGGCGGCGGGATTCTCTTCATCCTGGCGGCCATGTCCTTCGACCGCTACATCGCCATCTGCATGCCCCTACGCTACAGCTCCGTCATGACCCCCAGGGTGGTGGTGTGCATCGTGGCCTTGGTGTGGGGCCTGGACTTCACCCTCATCACCCTGCTGTTCTCGCTGCAGACCCGACTCCCGCGCTGCAGGTCCGTCATCATGAACGTGTTCTGCGACAACCCCTCCCTTCTGAAGCTCATGTGCGGAGACGCCACGGTGAACAACGTCATCGGCTTGTTCACCACCACGCTCATGCAGGCCATCAGCGTGTCCGTGCAGGTGTTTTCCTACGTGAAGATTCTGATCGCCTGCGTGGTCACCGGGAGGTCGGAGGCCAAGAAGAAGGCCGTCAACACCTGCGTGGCGCAGCTGCTGATCATATTCGTGTTCGAGATCGTGGGCACGTTTACCATTTTGTCCCACAGGTTCAAGAACGTGTCGAGGAACCTGCAGAAGATTATGGGGGTGTTGATATTTCTCATATCTCCGCTTCTGAACCCCCTGGTGTACGGGCTCTATACCAGTGAAATACGGAACACGCTGCTGAGGGTCCTGAAGAACAGAGTCTCTGACTAA